A region of the Sphingobium yanoikuyae genome:
CGACCTGGACGACCAGCGGCTTGACCTTGGGATCGATCGCGGTCTGCGCGTCGATGCGGTCGAGCGGACGATAGGGGTCCAGCTTGTGGGTGCTCACCCAGGTCAGCGCGCCCAGGCAGATGATGATGAGGAGCGGGGCCGACCAGATCAGCAGCTCCAGCTTGGTGGAATGATCCCAGTCGGGGTCATATTCCTTTTCGACCGCCTTGTTCGCGGCGCGGTAACGCCAGGCGAAATAGACGACCAGTGCCATGACGGGGATGACAATGAGGAGCATCAGCGCGGTCGAGATCAGGATCAGATCGCGCTGCTGCACCGCAATGTCGCCCGACGGGTTCATCACGACCCAGTTGCAGCCCGCCAGCGGCGCCGCAAGGATCGCGGAGGACCAGCGCAGAAGCCGGCTCCAGTTGGGTGAGAGAGGGTGTGACATGGCGCGCGGTTACCGATTCCGCACGCCATGCGATAGTGGGCAATTTGTCCAATTATGTGCGGACGCAAAAGATGTTTCCCATGTGGGATACTGCTTAGACTCTGCGGGTTTTCTGTTATGTTGCCATTCTCTGGCCGTCGGGAGACCCAAAACAGGCACCGTCGGCCCAGCCAGGGAGCGGATGCCTATGACTTCACAGGCCATTGCCTTCACCTCCAGTTCGCTTGAGGATGATGCGCGCAAAATCAATGCACGCGACCACAGCATTGCACCGGGAGACATCTCCATTGGTGTGATCATTGGCCGCACCTCCGAATTTTTCGACTTCTTCGTTTACGCCATTGCTTCGGTTATCGTTTTTCCGAACCTGGTCTTTCCCTACGTCGATGCCCTGACGGGCACGCTCTATTCCTTCGCGATCTTCGCCGTCGCCTTCATCACGCGTCCGATCGGGTCGCTGATCTTCATGGCGATCGACCGGCGCTATGGCCGCGGGACCAAATTGACGGCGGCCCTGTTCCTGCTGGGCGGGTCGACCGCGGCGATCGCCTTTATGCCCGGTTATGCGACGATTGGCCACTATGCCGCTGTCGTTCTGGTGATCCTGCGCGCGGCGCAGGGCATTGCGCTGGGCGGGACATGGGATGGCCTGGCGTCGCTGCTGTCGCTCAACGCGCCGCCGCACCAGCGTGGCTGGTATGCGATGGTGCCGCAGCTCGGCGCGCCGCTGGCGCTGCTGGTGGCGAGCGGTCTGTTCGCCTTCTTCCTGCTGACGCTGTCGGAAGCGGACTTCCTCGACTGGGGTTGGCGCTATCCCTTCTTCGTCGCCTTCGCGATCAACGTCGTGGCGCTGTTCGCCCGGCTGCGCATCGTGGTGACGCATGAGTTCGAGCGTCTGTTCGAGCAGAAGGATCTGGTGCCGTCGCAGGTGCTGCCGACGGTCAAGGCGGAAGGGCGCAACATCATCATCGGTGCGTTCGCGCCGCTGGCGAGCTTTGCCCTGTTCCACATGGTTACGGTGTTTCCGCTCAGCTGGGTGGTGCTGTTCACCGATCAGCCGATCGATCGCTTCCTGGTGATCGAGATGATCGGCGCGTCGGTCGGCCTGCTGGCGATCGTGGTGTCGGGCTTCATCGCCGACCAGATTGGTCGTCGCTCGCTGCTCGGCTGGTCGGCTCTGGGCATCGCGATCTTCGCGGTGGTGGCGCCGCTGCTGCTCAATGGCGGGGATCTGGGCGAGGTCGCCTTCATGATCCTGGGCTTCATGCTGCTGGGCCTGGCGTTCGGCCAGTCGTCGGGCGTGGTCGCCTCCAACTTCGCGACCGAGGCACGCTATACCAGTTCGGCGCTGACGTCGGATCTGGCCTGGCTGGTCGGTGCCGGCTTCGCGCCGCTGCTGGCGCTGCTGCTGTCGGTGAAGTTCGGTCTGGCCGCATCGGGCATCTACCTGCTGTCGGGCGCGGTTGCGACGATGGTGGCGCTCTACGTCAACAAGGAGCTGGCGGCGCGGGATCGCTGATCCTGGCCGACGGCCTTGCAAAATGGGAAGCGTGATCGGCCCGGCCGGTCACGCTTTTTTTGTCGCTGCGACCCGTGCCTTCATCCGGGCGAGGCCCTTGTGGTCGAACCAGCCGATCGGGCCGGGGCGGGGGCGCCAGCGCGGCAGCCAGTCGGGATAGAGGCTGACCAGTTCGCGCGGCAGGCCGGCGGGACCGACCCGGCTCATGATGTCGGAGACGATGCGGTTCTGATAATAGCGGACCGAATAGTTGATCAGCCGCTTGTAGTGCATCCGCCAGGTGAGCGGCCGGGTGAGGCCGACCGGTTCGCAGGCGAAGCCCGCGCCTTCGCAGGCCAGCACCCGCTCCAATTGCCAGTCGGCATCGCTTGCCAGATCGGTATGCGCCCAGGAGGCGACCAGCCCGTCGTCGCCGACCAGATCGTCGGGCAGGCGCAGGCCGCTCGTCCGGATGGCGGCGACGAAGCGGCCGGACAGGGCATAGAGATCGCCGAAGATGCCGCGCTCGATCCGCAGGTTGCGGCGATAGGTTTCCACTTCGCGACCATTGACCGGCATGCCGGCGGCGGCGTTGGCCTGCGGGTGGGCGGCAAGGTCGGCCACCAGCGCGTCGATCGATCCGGGCGCGATCTGGGCATCGCCGTCGAGGAAGATGACGGCATCCTCGGTGCCGGTGAGCAGGTGGTGGACGAAATGGTTCCAGGTGCGCGACTTGCCGCCGGCGGCGATGTCATGGACGATCACATGGGCGCGGCCGGCGGCGGCGGCGCGGGCACGCGCCACGGTGCGGTCGGTGGTGCCGTTCACCAGCACATGGAAGATCGTGTCCGGGCGGTCGAGCGGCAGCGAGCCGAGGCAGCCGGCGATCCGGCGTTCCTCCTGATGGGCGAAGATGGCGACGGCGACGGCCATGGCGGGATCAGCGGAAGTCCCAGCCCTGCTGGCCATGTTCGACGGCGTCCGGGCCATCGGCTTCGGCCTGGGGCGTGGCGCGCAGCGGCACCAGGATCGAGACGATCAGCGCGGCGATGGCGGTGCCGACCAGCGCCCACAGCGCAATCACGACGAGGCCGATCGCCTGGGCGAGCAGGCTGGCGGTGGCGGTGATGCCGGCGTCGAACCCGACCCCGCCGAGCAGCGGCAGGACGAACAGAGGCAGCAACAGCGCGCCGGTCGCGCCGCCCAGGCCATGGACGGCGAAGATATGGGCGGGATCGTTGATCCAGGCGCTGGCGAAACCGGCGCCGATGCGGGCGATGATCGCGGCGGCGAGGCCGATCAGCATCGCCCCGCCGGTGCCGACCAGGGCGGCCGAGGCGGAAATGGCGGCGAGGCCGGCAATGGCGCCGGACAGCAGGCCGGTGGCGCTGGCATGGGCGCCGAGCAGCCGGTCGACCAGCGCCCAGCCGAGGCTGGCGGCGCAGGCGGCGAAGAAGAGGTTGAGGATGGCGGTGGCGGCATCGTCGGTGGCGCCCAGCGCCCAGCCGCCGACCGCACCGGCATAGCCGACCCAGAAGAGCGCACCGCCGGCGATGGCGAGGATATGGGCATGGCCGCCACCCTGGGCATCGCGGGGGCGCCCGGCGACGAGGGCCAGGGCAAGGGCGGAGAAGCCGGCCAGGACATGGACGACCAAGCCGCCGGCAAAGTCCATCGCGCCAAGCTGTGCCAGCCAACCGCCGCCCCACATCCAGTGGGTGATCGGGGCGAAGACCAGCAGCAGCCAGAGCGGCGCGAAGGCGGCGACCCAGCCAAGACGGGCGCGGCCGGCGATCGCGCCGACGGCGATGGCGCCGGCCAGCACGGCAAAGCCCATCTGGAACAGGACGAAGGCGGATTCGGGCACGGTAAGGCCGTCGCGGAGCGGGGCGAGATTGGCGAGCAGCAGATTGCTGCCGCCGCCCAGCCATTCGCTGCCCGGCGCATAGGCAAGGCTGTAGCCGGCAAGACCCCAGCCGAGCAGGATCGTCGCGCCAGCGACCAGCGTCTGGGCCATCGCGGCAAGCCCGTGGCGGACATTGGCGAGCCCCGCATG
Encoded here:
- a CDS encoding MFS transporter — protein: MTSQAIAFTSSSLEDDARKINARDHSIAPGDISIGVIIGRTSEFFDFFVYAIASVIVFPNLVFPYVDALTGTLYSFAIFAVAFITRPIGSLIFMAIDRRYGRGTKLTAALFLLGGSTAAIAFMPGYATIGHYAAVVLVILRAAQGIALGGTWDGLASLLSLNAPPHQRGWYAMVPQLGAPLALLVASGLFAFFLLTLSEADFLDWGWRYPFFVAFAINVVALFARLRIVVTHEFERLFEQKDLVPSQVLPTVKAEGRNIIIGAFAPLASFALFHMVTVFPLSWVVLFTDQPIDRFLVIEMIGASVGLLAIVVSGFIADQIGRRSLLGWSALGIAIFAVVAPLLLNGGDLGEVAFMILGFMLLGLAFGQSSGVVASNFATEARYTSSALTSDLAWLVGAGFAPLLALLLSVKFGLAASGIYLLSGAVATMVALYVNKELAARDR
- a CDS encoding glycosyltransferase, with product MAVAVAIFAHQEERRIAGCLGSLPLDRPDTIFHVLVNGTTDRTVARARAAAAGRAHVIVHDIAAGGKSRTWNHFVHHLLTGTEDAVIFLDGDAQIAPGSIDALVADLAAHPQANAAAGMPVNGREVETYRRNLRIERGIFGDLYALSGRFVAAIRTSGLRLPDDLVGDDGLVASWAHTDLASDADWQLERVLACEGAGFACEPVGLTRPLTWRMHYKRLINYSVRYYQNRIVSDIMSRVGPAGLPRELVSLYPDWLPRWRPRPGPIGWFDHKGLARMKARVAATKKA
- a CDS encoding ammonium transporter, which encodes MRPALALPVLAALLLAQPAAAQVAAPDSGDTGWMIACALLLLLAALPGLMLRHAGLANVRHGLAAMAQTLVAGATILLGWGLAGYSLAYAPGSEWLGGGSNLLLANLAPLRDGLTVPESAFVLFQMGFAVLAGAIAVGAIAGRARLGWVAAFAPLWLLLVFAPITHWMWGGGWLAQLGAMDFAGGLVVHVLAGFSALALALVAGRPRDAQGGGHAHILAIAGGALFWVGYAGAVGGWALGATDDAATAILNLFFAACAASLGWALVDRLLGAHASATGLLSGAIAGLAAISASAALVGTGGAMLIGLAAAIIARIGAGFASAWINDPAHIFAVHGLGGATGALLLPLFVLPLLGGVGFDAGITATASLLAQAIGLVVIALWALVGTAIAALIVSILVPLRATPQAEADGPDAVEHGQQGWDFR